The following are encoded together in the Capsulimonas corticalis genome:
- a CDS encoding superoxide dismutase: MPQVLPALPYAFNALEPHIDAQTMEIHHDKHHAAYVNNLNAAIEKHPELGDKTAEELIKDLGAVPEDIRPAVRNNGGGHVNHSQFWETLTPGGATAPTGALADAINATFGSFDAFKTAFNDAGVKRFGSGWAWLVQGADGKLAIVSTPNQDNPITDGHTPILGNDVWEHAYYLKYQNRRPEYLAAFWNVVNWDIVGARYDAAA; encoded by the coding sequence ATGCCCCAGGTATTACCCGCCCTGCCCTACGCGTTCAACGCCCTTGAGCCGCATATCGATGCGCAGACCATGGAAATCCATCACGACAAGCATCACGCCGCCTACGTGAACAACTTGAACGCCGCGATCGAGAAGCATCCCGAACTTGGCGACAAGACGGCGGAAGAGCTGATCAAGGACCTCGGCGCCGTTCCCGAAGACATTCGCCCGGCCGTCCGCAACAACGGCGGCGGCCATGTGAACCACTCCCAGTTCTGGGAGACCCTGACCCCGGGCGGCGCGACCGCTCCGACCGGCGCGCTGGCCGACGCCATCAACGCGACCTTCGGGAGCTTTGACGCCTTCAAGACCGCGTTCAACGACGCCGGCGTCAAGCGCTTCGGCAGCGGCTGGGCGTGGCTTGTCCAGGGCGCCGACGGCAAGCTGGCGATTGTCAGCACCCCGAACCAGGACAACCCCATCACCGACGGTCACACCCCGATCCTCGGCAACGATGTCTGGGAGCATGCGTACTACCTGAAGTATCAGAACCGCCGCCCGGAGTACCTGGCCGCCTTCTGGAACGTCGTCAACTGGGACATCGTCGGCGCTCGCTACGACGCCGCCGCGTAA